The Methylosinus sp. PW1 genome includes a region encoding these proteins:
- a CDS encoding AGE family epimerase/isomerase, with translation MTGAEEPRSIRAWLKEKALPLWASNGWDERTSSFVERLSLTGAPLLETPRRAMVQARQIYTYSVAHRTGWFAEGAELVARAGATMIERYYEADGARGWAFSVARDGAVVDGRRDLYTHAFILLALAKAYETTRDSAYIAIADATLSFLDRDMASEHGGYVETLPASDSPRRQNSHMHLFEALLSLFDATKRSAYLERAIVVRDIFFSRFVQAEDSILVECFDEIWRPLDGPHFPFEPGHHFEWIWLLEQNEELRHFNQTSTVARLWETALRSGVGADGRIYARATVGGAADRATRLWFYAEAAKAAHVMRSKYRRCDGPMASDFLDAMRVRFLEPATSGSWIDEFDAYGSAKVDFAPASSLYHICCAIRASDSD, from the coding sequence ATGACTGGCGCCGAAGAGCCGAGATCGATCCGTGCGTGGCTGAAAGAGAAAGCGCTTCCGCTGTGGGCTTCGAATGGCTGGGATGAGCGCACGAGCTCATTCGTCGAACGTCTTTCGCTCACAGGCGCGCCGCTGCTCGAGACGCCCAGACGAGCCATGGTGCAAGCGCGTCAGATTTACACTTACAGCGTTGCGCATCGAACAGGCTGGTTCGCGGAGGGAGCGGAGTTGGTCGCGCGCGCGGGCGCGACGATGATCGAACGCTATTATGAAGCCGACGGCGCTCGCGGCTGGGCCTTTTCCGTGGCGCGCGACGGCGCCGTCGTCGATGGTCGTCGTGATCTCTATACGCATGCATTCATTCTGCTCGCTCTCGCGAAGGCATATGAGACGACGCGAGATTCCGCCTATATCGCGATCGCCGATGCGACGCTGAGCTTTCTGGATCGCGACATGGCTTCCGAGCATGGCGGCTATGTCGAGACCCTTCCGGCGAGCGATAGCCCGCGCCGTCAGAACTCGCATATGCATTTGTTCGAAGCATTGCTCTCACTCTTCGATGCGACGAAGCGCTCGGCGTATCTGGAACGAGCCATTGTGGTGCGAGACATTTTCTTCAGTCGATTCGTTCAGGCTGAAGATTCCATTCTGGTCGAATGTTTCGACGAAATTTGGCGTCCTCTCGACGGCCCGCATTTTCCGTTCGAGCCTGGTCATCATTTCGAGTGGATATGGTTGCTCGAGCAAAACGAGGAGCTTCGGCATTTCAATCAGACATCGACCGTGGCGCGGCTATGGGAAACCGCTCTGCGCAGCGGCGTCGGCGCAGACGGCCGAATTTACGCTCGCGCGACGGTCGGCGGAGCCGCGGATCGCGCGACTCGGCTCTGGTTCTATGCCGAGGCTGCAAAGGCCGCCCATGTAATGCGGTCGAAATATCGGAGGTGCGATGGTCCGATGGCGAGCGATTTTCTGGATGCGATGCGTGTTCGATTCCTCGAGCCCGCCACGTCGGGAAGCTGGATCGACGAGTTCGACGCCTATGGCTCCGCCAAAGTGGATTTTGCGCCTGCGAGCTCGCTATATCATATTTGTTGCGCAATCCGAGCGTCAGACAGCGATTGA
- a CDS encoding glutathione binding-like protein has protein sequence MGRADTLARVRLQEWLNFITSEIHAGSSPLFNRALPEEALVIFRDRLFRRLDFIEMSLASRDYLVGDGFTVTDAYLFTVLGWMKGFSVDLDHWPVIALYKQRIDARASVRAALAREAEIPPVVTL, from the coding sequence GTGGGGCGCGCCGATACGCTGGCGCGGGTTCGGCTCCAGGAATGGCTCAACTTCATCACCAGCGAGATTCATGCCGGATCGAGCCCGCTGTTCAATCGAGCCTTACCGGAGGAGGCGCTGGTCATCTTTCGGGACCGGCTGTTCCGGCGCCTCGACTTCATCGAGATGAGCCTCGCATCTCGGGATTATCTGGTTGGCGACGGCTTCACGGTCACCGACGCCTATCTCTTCACCGTGCTCGGGTGGATGAAGGGCTTTTCGGTCGACCTCGACCATTGGCCGGTGATTGCGCTCTACAAGCAGCGGATCGACGCGCGAGCGTCCGTCCGAGCTGCTTTGGCAAGGGAGGCAGAGATTCCTCCAGTTGTCACGTTGTAG
- a CDS encoding HAD-IIIA family hydrolase, whose protein sequence is MTTRQAVILVGGKGTRLGALASTTPKPLMAIDGDIVFLDALLLEIIRHGFDDILLLAGHLHDSVLERYQGRSIRGASVRIVVESAPAGTAGALKNAAHLLDPIFLLANGDTLFDINLRRLSAGLEKRPDVLGVLALRRESDATRYGSVKLQDGYVVAFHEKERGSGPASINAGVGVFRREILTFVESEPCSIESDVYPRLATARAILGDELEGYFIDIGTPESLDKARRDLADRRRPAVFFDRDGVLNRDSGYCHRVEDLEWIPGAVEAIRCVNESGAFAIVVSNQAGVARGLFRGADIDRFHAAMSAQLAAAGAHIDAFYFCPYHPDAVDAEWRHTDHPDRKPNPGMILRASSEWPIDLGASLLVGDKESDMEAARRAGIRGRLFSGGDLYASIRWEIERIAAHCARARS, encoded by the coding sequence ATGACGACGAGGCAGGCTGTGATATTGGTCGGCGGCAAAGGAACGCGGCTCGGCGCGCTCGCATCCACGACGCCAAAGCCACTCATGGCGATCGACGGGGACATTGTGTTTCTCGATGCTTTGCTGCTCGAGATCATTCGCCACGGCTTCGATGACATCCTTCTGCTCGCTGGACATTTGCACGACAGCGTCCTCGAGCGCTACCAAGGCCGTTCCATTCGCGGCGCGTCCGTGCGAATCGTGGTCGAATCCGCGCCGGCGGGAACGGCGGGCGCTTTGAAAAATGCCGCGCACTTGCTCGATCCTATATTTCTGTTGGCGAATGGCGATACGCTATTCGACATCAATCTCCGGCGCCTGTCGGCCGGTCTGGAGAAGAGGCCGGATGTTCTCGGCGTGCTCGCGCTGCGACGAGAGTCGGACGCAACGCGCTACGGCAGCGTGAAATTGCAAGATGGCTATGTCGTCGCCTTTCACGAAAAAGAGCGCGGCTCGGGACCGGCGTCGATCAATGCCGGAGTGGGCGTGTTTCGGCGAGAGATATTGACGTTTGTCGAGAGCGAGCCCTGCTCGATCGAGTCGGACGTTTATCCGCGGCTCGCCACGGCCCGCGCTATTCTCGGGGATGAGCTCGAAGGATATTTTATCGATATCGGAACGCCGGAATCGCTCGACAAAGCGCGTAGAGATCTCGCCGACAGGCGCCGACCTGCGGTTTTTTTCGACCGTGACGGCGTGCTGAATCGCGATTCGGGCTATTGCCATCGCGTCGAGGACTTGGAGTGGATTCCGGGGGCGGTCGAAGCGATCAGATGCGTGAACGAGTCGGGAGCTTTCGCCATCGTGGTCAGCAATCAAGCCGGAGTTGCGCGCGGGCTGTTTCGCGGAGCGGATATCGATAGATTTCACGCCGCCATGTCCGCGCAGCTCGCTGCGGCGGGAGCTCACATCGACGCATTCTATTTCTGTCCATACCACCCGGACGCTGTCGACGCTGAGTGGCGACATACTGATCATCCCGACCGGAAGCCCAATCCCGGCATGATTTTGCGGGCGTCTTCCGAGTGGCCGATCGACCTGGGTGCGAGCCTTCTCGTCGGCGACAAGGAAAGCGACATGGAGGCGGCGCGGCGTGCAGGCATTCGTGGGCGCTTGTTTTCGGGCGGCGATCTCTATGCGTCGATCCGATGGGAGATCGAGCGGATAGCGGCTCATTGCGCTCGCGCGCGCTCATGA
- a CDS encoding LON peptidase substrate-binding domain-containing protein, translated as MRDFRDAKAMAQSLRSAVAAKGLTLTHSECLEIAARMLGAKDWNVLAAAIERDAAPSPESPGRRATDRWSGPLLLVRDVVLFPKHTAPIYVARDFSKLAAAEAGRGELEVMVVAQKNESDERPGREDIYDLGTVADVLDMTPFTPVGAARHSALKLTLRGRQRARLFDIVDQGNGLSAQAQIIATELADTTAAAEQVRAAFEAFRTFVVGWPNIRGLSTERQSRLITRTEGIARPDVLADVIAQYAPGSVVEKQKLLELLDPLARLASAAALLSRASALAV; from the coding sequence ATGCGTGATTTCCGTGACGCAAAAGCGATGGCGCAGAGCTTACGATCCGCCGTCGCCGCCAAAGGTTTGACGCTTACCCATTCGGAATGCCTGGAGATAGCGGCACGAATGCTCGGCGCCAAGGACTGGAATGTCTTGGCGGCGGCAATCGAAAGGGACGCAGCGCCTTCTCCCGAATCTCCAGGGCGGCGCGCCACCGACCGCTGGAGTGGGCCGCTCTTGCTCGTTCGCGACGTCGTGCTGTTCCCAAAACATACGGCCCCAATCTATGTCGCGAGGGACTTCTCCAAGTTGGCGGCGGCGGAGGCCGGACGCGGTGAACTCGAAGTAATGGTCGTCGCGCAGAAGAATGAAAGTGATGAAAGGCCCGGACGCGAGGATATCTATGACCTCGGCACAGTCGCCGACGTGCTCGACATGACGCCGTTTACGCCCGTCGGGGCAGCGCGACATAGCGCGCTCAAACTCACCTTGCGCGGACGTCAGCGCGCGCGGCTTTTCGACATCGTCGACCAAGGCAACGGGCTGAGCGCCCAAGCCCAGATCATTGCGACGGAGCTGGCGGATACCACAGCAGCCGCTGAGCAAGTGCGCGCTGCGTTCGAGGCCTTTCGCACATTCGTCGTTGGCTGGCCGAATATCCGCGGGCTGAGCACTGAGCGTCAATCGCGCCTGATCACCCGGACGGAAGGCATCGCGCGGCCGGACGTGCTGGCAGACGTCATCGCGCAATACGCGCCGGGCTCCGTCGTCGAGAAACAGAAACTGCTCGAATTGCTCGATCCGCTGGCGCGATTGGCGTCGGCAGCCGCCTTGCTGAGCCGCGCGAGCGCGTTGGCGGTGTAG